The following proteins come from a genomic window of Sorghum bicolor cultivar BTx623 chromosome 3, Sorghum_bicolor_NCBIv3, whole genome shotgun sequence:
- the LOC8069762 gene encoding ABC transporter G family member 17: MAPPPPEKPAGVGRFGFTGGLEFTSLTYTVVKKQRGAGGEWEKKDVDLLHEITGYAPKGCVTAVMGPSGAGKSTFLDALAGRIASLDGRVALDGVEMSPSLIKRSSAYVMQDDRLFPMLTVYETLMFAADFRLGSSVSASDKKLRVENLIEQLGLTSSRNTYIGDEGTRGVSGGERRRVSIGVDIIHGPALLFLDEPTSGLDSTSAHSVIEKVHDIACAGSTVVLTIHQPSSRILLLLDHLIILARGQLMYSGGPKEVTAHLGRMGRKVPKGENSIENLLDVIQEYEQSEFGVKALAEFCLTGLKPPKLTATYGPEGLSTVSSIVQTPISGPGGGDDDDFDRSLRSQHSKSPWSGVRLTPSRRPKHKGPGAPHDNHRYTPEIVMGTPTPMSSAYTVNEDDYLTPTHRAAGPNATGAPGMGVNALGHRGKFANSYVVEVWVLMRRNFTNIWRTPELFLSRLMVLTVMGFLMATMFTKPKDNTQGITNRLSFFIFTVCVFFFSSNDAVPAFIQERFIFIRETSHNAYRASAYVVAGIITYLPFLLLQSATYAAIVWFALRLHGQFLYFLVMLYAALLSTNSFVVFISSVVPNFILGYAAVIAFTALFFLFCGYFLDSHSIPVAWKWMNTISTMKYPYEGLLMNEFNGGHVFASERAIGLTLTGNDILKQLGISTEEDRKWWMVLYLLGWAVFYRVLFYLVLRFASKNKRK, translated from the exons atggcgccgccgccgccggagaagCCAGCCGGCGTGGGGCGGTTCGGCTTCACGGGCGGGCTGGAGTTCACCAGCCTCACGTACACGGTCGTCAAGAAGCAGCGCGGCGCCGGCGGGGAGTGGGAGAAGAAGGACGTGGACCTGCTGCACGAGATCACCGGGTACGCCCCCAAGGGTTGCGTCACGGCCGTCATGGGCCCCAGCGGCGCCGGCAAGTCCACGTTCCTGGACGCGCTCGCCGGGCGCATCGCCAGCCTCGACGGCCGCGTGGCGCTCGACGGCGTCGAGATGAGCCCCAGCCTCATCAAGCGCTCCTCGGCCTACGTCATGCAGGACGACCGCCTGTTCCCCATGCTCACCGTCTACGAGACGCTCATGTTCGCCGCCGACTTCCGCCTCGgctcctccgtctccgcctcCGACAAGAAGCTCCGCGTCGAGAACCTCATCGAGCAGCTCGGCCTCACG TCCTCCAGGAACACGTACATCGGAGACGAGGGCACGAGGGGTGTgtccggcggcgagcggcggcgcgTGTCGATCGGCgtggacatcatccacgggccGGCGCTGCTGTTCCTGGACGAGCCGACGTCGGGGCTGGACTCGACGAGCGCGCACAGCGTGATCGAGAAGGTGCACGACATCGCGTGCGCCGGGAGCACCGTGGTGCTCACCATCCACCAGCCGTCCTCGCGcatcctgctgctgctggaccACCTCATCATCCTGGCGCGCGGGCAGCTCATGTACAGCGGTGGGCCCAAGGAGGTGACCGCGCACCTCGGCCGCATGGGGCGCAAGGTGCCCAAGGGGGAGAACTCCATCGAGAACCTCCTCGACGTCATCCAGGAGTACGAGCAGTCGGAGTTCGGCGTCAAGGCGCTGGCCGAGTTCTGCCTCACCGGCCTCAAGCCGCCCAAGCTCACCGCCACCTACGGGCCCGAGGGGCTGTCCACCGTGTCCAGCATCGTCCAGACGCCGATCTCGGgccccggcggcggcgacgacgacgacttcgATCGCAGCCTGAGGAGCCAGCACTCCAAGtctccgtggagcggcgtgcgCCTCACGCCGTCCCGGCGCCCCAAGCACAAGGGGCCCGGGGCGCCCCACGACAACCACAGGTACACGCCGGAGATCGTGATGGGAACGCCGACGCCGATGAGCAGCGCGTACACGGTGAACGAGGACGACTACCTGACGCCGACGCACCGGGCGGCGGGCCCGAACGCGACGGGCGCCCCCGGCATGGGCGTCAACGCGCTGGGCCACCGGGGCAAGTTCGCCAACTCGTACGTCGTGGAGGTGTGGGTGCTGATGCGGCGCAACTTCACCAACATCTGGCGCACGCCGGAGCTGTTCCTGTCGAGGCTGATGGTGCTCACGGTGATGGGGTTCCTGATGGCCACCATGTTCACCAAGCCCAAGGACAACACGCAGGGGATCACCAACCGCCTCAGCTTCTTCATCTTCACCGTCtgcgtcttcttcttctcctccaaCGACGCCGTGCCGGCCTTCATCCAGGAGCGCTTCATCTTCATCAGGGAGACCTCGCACAACGCCTACCGCGCCTCCGCCTACGTCGTCGCCGGGATCATCACCTACCTCCCCTTCCTCCTGCTCCAGTCGGCCACCTACGCCGCCATCGTCTGGTTCGCGCTCAGGCTCCACGGCCAGTTCCTCTACTTCCTCGTCATGCTCTACGCGGCCCTGCTGTCCACCAACTCCTTCGTCGTCTTCATCAGCTCCGTCGTGCCAAACTTCATCCTGGG GTACGCGGCGGTGATCGCGTTCACGGcgctcttcttcctcttctgcGGCTACTTCCTGGACAGCCACAGCATCCCGGTGGCGTGGAAGTGGATGAACACCATCTCGACGATGAAGTACCCGTACGAGGGCCTGCTGATGAACGAGTTCAACGGGGGCCATGTCTTCGCGTCGGAGCGCGCCATCGGGCTGACCCTGACGGGCAACGACATCCTCAAGCAGCTGGGGATCAGCACGGAGGAGGACCGAAAGTGGTGGATGGTGCTCTACCTCCTCGGCTGGGCCGTCTTCTACCGCGTCCTCTTCTACCTCGTCCTACGCTTCGCCTCTAAGAACAAGAGGAAGTAG